From a region of the Methylomonas rapida genome:
- a CDS encoding IS1380 family transposase, with protein MKRFILEQSETEFYTSHSGLALVGLCLNQYGQLNQALEKGIPLRHGIAHADIIKSYIGTLSLGKSDFEAIENHRDDDYFKAALAIHQVPSSARLRQRLDEHADALLPIIYQSNLDFLAHAQVPVTPLATGHVALDIDVYPMNNEKTCKEGVSRTYKGFDGYAPIALYLGKEGWCIGNELREGKQHCQYEFRYALERGLAAAKRLTTLPLLVRLDGGHDALDNRIDLHEADQVDFIIKWNPRKQDADAWLAYAEQHGQWTTPREGKRVALFSVMEQHTRNGKTYTCRRVMQITERTITAQGQALVLPDIEIEGWWTSLPVADYDDAMVIALYRDHATAEQFHSEFKTDLDIERLPSGKFATNDLIMSLSAYSYNILRWIGLIGLLGEQSPVRHPAKRRRIKTVIQELMYLAARLIRSGHRLKLRFSQSCPGFIAFESTYAKLAAG; from the coding sequence ATGAAGCGGTTTATCCTGGAGCAATCTGAAACTGAATTTTATACCAGCCATTCTGGATTAGCCTTGGTCGGTTTATGTTTGAATCAATATGGCCAGCTCAATCAGGCGCTGGAAAAAGGTATTCCGCTACGGCACGGTATTGCTCACGCCGATATTATCAAAAGCTATATAGGCACCCTTAGCCTGGGCAAAAGCGACTTCGAAGCCATCGAAAACCATCGCGACGACGACTATTTCAAAGCCGCACTCGCCATTCATCAAGTACCCTCCAGCGCCCGCCTCAGACAGCGGCTGGATGAACACGCCGACGCCTTATTACCGATCATTTATCAAAGCAACCTCGATTTTCTGGCTCACGCCCAGGTGCCGGTAACGCCGTTAGCCACAGGCCATGTCGCGTTGGATATCGATGTTTACCCCATGAACAACGAAAAAACCTGCAAAGAAGGCGTCTCCCGAACCTACAAAGGTTTTGACGGCTACGCCCCGATTGCCCTCTATCTGGGTAAAGAGGGCTGGTGTATTGGTAATGAACTGCGCGAAGGCAAGCAGCATTGCCAATACGAATTCCGCTATGCGCTGGAGCGCGGACTCGCCGCCGCGAAACGTTTGACGACTTTGCCTTTGTTGGTCCGGCTGGATGGCGGTCACGACGCGCTCGACAATCGCATCGACTTACACGAAGCCGATCAGGTCGATTTCATCATCAAATGGAACCCGCGTAAACAAGATGCCGACGCCTGGCTGGCCTACGCCGAACAACACGGCCAGTGGACCACACCGCGCGAAGGCAAACGCGTGGCCTTGTTCAGTGTCATGGAGCAACACACTCGCAACGGTAAAACCTATACCTGTCGCCGGGTCATGCAAATCACCGAGCGCACCATCACGGCTCAAGGCCAAGCCCTCGTGCTACCGGATATCGAAATCGAAGGCTGGTGGACCAGTCTGCCGGTGGCCGATTACGACGATGCCATGGTTATTGCCCTCTATCGCGACCATGCCACCGCTGAACAATTCCACAGCGAATTCAAGACCGATCTGGATATCGAGCGCCTGCCATCCGGCAAGTTTGCCACCAACGACCTGATCATGAGCCTCAGCGCCTATAGCTACAACATCCTGCGCTGGATAGGCCTGATCGGCTTGCTGGGCGAACAAAGCCCGGTCAGGCATCCTGCCAAGCGGCGGCGTATCAAAACCGTGATCCAGGAACTGATGTATCTGGCCGCGCGACTCATCCGTAGCGGGCACCGGCTGAAGCTGCGCTTTTCACAGAGCTGTCCCGGTTTCATCGCTTTTGAATCCACCTACGCCAAACTCGCCGCCGGCTAG